The DNA region TCTGGAATTTGTAGGCCGCATCGGCGATCTCCAACTGCGGGAACCCCTTTTCAATTGCGGCAACCATGCCGCCCATCTCGTCAATCTTGTTGATGTATTCCCAAGCCTGCTCTTCCATTTCGTTGGTTAACGCTTCAACAAAGTATGAGCCTGCCAATGGATCAATTGTACTGGCTACACCGGTCTCTTCAGCAATGATCTGCTGGGTTCTGAGCGCAATCTGCACAGCAGAATCCGAGGGAAGACACATCACCTCGTCAAGGGAATTGGTGTGCAGGGACTGAGTACCGCCGAGGATGGCGGCAAGGGCTTGAGTAGCCGTCCGCACTACGTTGTTGTACGGCTGTTGTGCCGTCAGTGAACACCCCGCCGTTTGCGTATGGAAGCGCATCCACCACGACCTCGGATCCTTAGCCTTATAGCGGTCCCGCATTACTTTTGCCCAGATCCTCCTGGCGGCGCGCATTTTACAGATCTCCTCGAAGAAATCTACATGGGAATTATAGAAAAACGACAGCCGCGGGGCAAATTCATCGACATTCAACCCTTTCCGGTTAACAACATCCTCCACATATTCCATGCCGTCACGGAGTGTAAACGCAAGCTCCTGAACCGCTGTGGAGCCTGCTTCCCTGATATGGTACCCGCTGATACTGATAGTGTTCCACCGGGGAACATACTTCGCCCCGAATTCAACGGTGTCGCTGATGAGTTTGACCGAAGGCTCCGGCGGACACATGAACGTCTTCTGTGCGATAAATTCTTTCAGCATGTCATTCTGGATGGTACCGCCAATCTTGTTCAGAGGGATACCCTTGATCTCTGCCGCTGCACAGTACATCGCCCAGAGTATGGTAGCAGGCGGATTAATAGTCATGGACGTGGTCACCTGATCCATGGGAATCCCATCCATTAATTGAAGGAAATCTTCGAGGGTATCAATGGCAACGCCGCATTTCCCACACTCGCCACGGGCCTTGGGGGAATCAGAGTCATACCCCATCAGAGTCGGAAAATCGAAGGCCGTACTGAGACCGGTCTGCCCCTCTTTGAGAAGCATGTGCCAGCGTTTGTTGGTGTCTTCGGCGCTTCCCATTCCCGAGAACATTCTGAATGTCCAGAATCGCCCGCGATAACCGGTCGCCTG from Deltaproteobacteria bacterium includes:
- a CDS encoding methylmalonyl-CoA mutase family protein, whose product is MYFVKEVLSQSSELRKKWEDEVRKVVSKVPDQRERWSTVSDLEIKRLYTPEDIKDMDFVRDIGYPGQFPYLRGNQATGYRGRFWTFRMFSGMGSAEDTNKRWHMLLKEGQTGLSTAFDFPTLMGYDSDSPKARGECGKCGVAIDTLEDFLQLMDGIPMDQVTTSMTINPPATILWAMYCAAAEIKGIPLNKIGGTIQNDMLKEFIAQKTFMCPPEPSVKLISDTVEFGAKYVPRWNTISISGYHIREAGSTAVQELAFTLRDGMEYVEDVVNRKGLNVDEFAPRLSFFYNSHVDFFEEICKMRAARRIWAKVMRDRYKAKDPRSWWMRFHTQTAGCSLTAQQPYNNVVRTATQALAAILGGTQSLHTNSLDEVMCLPSDSAVQIALRTQQIIAEETGVASTIDPLAGSYFVEALTNEMEEQAWEYINKIDEMGGMVAAIEKGFPQLEIADAAYKFQRQIDSGEKIMVGVNKYVTDEQIPIPLLEIDDKVEEDQIARLNAVRRKRDNKAVKKSLEDIKNACKKGENVMPYCIDAVKNLASVQEVCDVYRELYGEYRDPGLY